One Caulobacter segnis genomic window carries:
- a CDS encoding long-chain-acyl-CoA synthetase, which produces MRLRQKIRREIKFLKGLSRTLKRVKSIAPDSANLICDDLEAAVDKWRDRPAITFEGKTISYAELDAIANRYAHWAKGQGLTRGQTVALFMPNRLEYLAIWYGLTKVGVATALINNQLTGAALAHCLNISQALHCIVDPETSPCFEDVKGQLDRHMHQWVLGPAHGEQRDLVKALKSCSQLRPDRETARNGITARDTALFIFTSGTTGLPKAARITHMRAQLYMRGFAGSTGANQNDRIYVTLPLYHATGGLCALGAGLLNGGSIVLRKKFSATHFWPDVVNENCTMFVYIGELCRYLANQPEHELERAHKIRLIFGNGLRPDVWDDMLDRFKVGEVLEFYGATEGNVSLFNFDGKRGAIGRIPSYLRKKFNIRIVKFDVEAEMPIRGVNGCCVEVAPGEVGECIGHIAGDARSNYVGYADKAATEKKVLHDVFEKNDAWFRTGDLMKIDGDGYIYFVDRIGDTFRWKGENVATSEVAERIAGLEGVQEVNVYGVKIGDLDGKAGMVSLVTDEGFDIAALSKYVDEHLPSYARPIFVRLQQAIETTGTFKYRKIDLVNDGFDPTKTKDPLYFRAPGKGYAKITKALFAKIEEGAYKL; this is translated from the coding sequence ATGCGTTTGCGTCAGAAGATCCGGCGGGAGATCAAGTTCCTGAAGGGACTGTCCCGGACGCTCAAGCGTGTGAAATCCATTGCTCCCGACAGCGCCAACCTGATTTGCGACGACCTGGAGGCCGCGGTCGACAAGTGGCGCGACCGCCCGGCCATCACCTTCGAAGGCAAGACGATCAGCTACGCCGAGCTGGACGCGATCGCCAACCGCTACGCCCACTGGGCCAAGGGGCAGGGGCTGACGCGCGGCCAGACCGTGGCGCTGTTCATGCCCAATCGCCTGGAATACCTGGCCATCTGGTACGGCCTGACCAAGGTCGGCGTGGCCACGGCCCTGATCAACAACCAGCTGACCGGCGCGGCGCTGGCCCACTGCCTGAACATCTCCCAGGCCCTGCACTGCATCGTCGACCCAGAGACCTCGCCCTGTTTCGAGGACGTGAAGGGCCAACTGGACCGCCATATGCACCAGTGGGTGCTGGGCCCGGCCCATGGCGAGCAGCGCGACCTGGTCAAGGCGCTGAAGAGCTGCAGCCAGCTGCGTCCGGACCGCGAGACGGCCCGCAACGGCATCACCGCCCGCGACACGGCGCTGTTCATCTTCACCAGCGGCACCACCGGCCTGCCCAAGGCCGCGCGCATCACCCACATGCGCGCCCAGCTGTACATGCGCGGCTTCGCCGGCTCGACCGGCGCCAACCAGAACGACCGCATCTACGTGACCCTGCCGCTGTACCACGCCACCGGCGGCCTCTGCGCCCTGGGCGCGGGCCTGCTGAACGGCGGCTCGATCGTGCTGCGCAAGAAGTTCTCGGCGACCCACTTCTGGCCGGACGTCGTCAACGAGAACTGCACGATGTTCGTCTATATCGGCGAGCTGTGCCGCTACCTGGCCAACCAGCCGGAACACGAGCTGGAGCGCGCCCACAAGATCCGCCTGATCTTCGGCAACGGCCTGCGTCCGGACGTCTGGGACGACATGCTGGACCGCTTCAAGGTCGGCGAGGTGCTGGAGTTCTACGGTGCGACCGAGGGCAACGTCTCGCTGTTCAACTTCGACGGCAAGCGCGGCGCGATCGGCCGGATCCCGAGCTATCTGCGGAAGAAGTTCAACATCCGCATCGTGAAGTTCGACGTCGAGGCCGAGATGCCCATCCGCGGCGTGAACGGCTGCTGCGTCGAGGTCGCGCCGGGCGAGGTGGGCGAGTGCATCGGCCACATCGCCGGCGACGCGCGCTCGAACTATGTCGGTTACGCTGACAAGGCCGCCACCGAGAAGAAGGTGCTGCACGACGTCTTCGAGAAGAACGACGCCTGGTTCCGCACCGGCGACCTGATGAAGATCGACGGCGACGGCTACATCTATTTCGTCGACCGCATCGGCGACACCTTCCGCTGGAAGGGCGAGAACGTCGCCACCAGCGAGGTGGCCGAACGCATCGCCGGCCTCGAGGGCGTGCAGGAGGTCAATGTCTATGGCGTGAAGATCGGCGACCTGGACGGCAAGGCCGGCATGGTCTCGCTGGTCACCGACGAGGGCTTCGACATCGCCGCCCTGAGCAAGTACGTCGACGAGCACCTGCCCAGCTACGCCCGTCCGATCTTCGTGCGGCTGCAGCAGGCGATCGAGACCACCGGCACCTTCAAGTACCGCAAGATCGACCTGGTCAATGACGGCTTCGACCCGACCAAGACCAAGGATCCGCTGTACTTCCGCGCTCCGGGCAAGGGCTATGCGAAGATCACCAAGGCGCTGTTCGCCAAGATCGAGGAAGGCGCCTACAAGCTCTGA
- a CDS encoding retropepsin-like aspartic protease, whose amino-acid sequence MGHGPISRRRAFSLAAGLAVAPGLAMALTTPDPVPSSERLRFLDEARRLTVQTYVNGAGPFPFMVDTGANSSVISRELADDLGLERRGQTVLHHVAGSAVVDRVGVASLKAGDREQRDLAVSVVPEATLGARGLLGLDWLGRSSLTLDYARGRMVVGAALEPPGSLTFIAPARTKRNGLTLIDAYMPGGALLTFIDSGSTTTIGNLALLEAARKGKAIVGETVNLNLRSVTGEMLPCTVAVLSSLRIGGLLIRWIPVVMGPIHTFDFWGLGGEPAILVGTDVLQKFKSVALDVRRGEVRFSISDRPSTPAI is encoded by the coding sequence ATGGGCCATGGACCGATCTCGCGTCGGCGCGCCTTCAGCCTGGCGGCCGGTCTGGCCGTCGCGCCTGGCCTGGCCATGGCGCTGACCACGCCCGACCCCGTTCCATCCAGCGAGCGGTTGCGCTTCCTCGATGAGGCTCGTCGCCTGACCGTCCAGACCTACGTCAACGGCGCGGGGCCGTTCCCCTTCATGGTCGATACGGGCGCCAACAGCTCGGTGATTTCGCGTGAACTGGCCGACGACCTGGGGCTGGAGCGACGGGGGCAGACGGTCCTGCACCATGTGGCCGGCTCGGCCGTGGTCGATCGGGTCGGTGTCGCCTCCCTGAAGGCCGGGGATCGCGAGCAGCGCGACCTGGCCGTCTCGGTGGTGCCCGAGGCGACCCTGGGCGCGCGGGGGCTTCTGGGGCTGGACTGGCTGGGGCGCAGCAGCCTGACCCTGGACTACGCCCGGGGCCGCATGGTCGTGGGCGCGGCCTTGGAGCCGCCCGGCTCCCTGACCTTCATCGCGCCCGCCCGCACCAAGCGCAACGGCCTGACCCTGATCGACGCCTACATGCCCGGCGGCGCGCTGCTGACCTTCATCGACAGCGGCTCGACCACGACGATCGGCAACCTGGCCCTTCTGGAAGCCGCGCGCAAAGGCAAGGCCATTGTCGGCGAGACGGTGAACCTGAACCTGCGCAGCGTCACCGGCGAGATGCTGCCCTGCACGGTGGCGGTGCTGTCCAGCCTGCGGATCGGCGGCCTGCTGATCCGATGGATCCCGGTCGTCATGGGACCGATCCACACCTTCGACTTCTGGGGGCTGGGCGGCGAGCCGGCCATCCTGGTGGGGACGGACGTCCTGCAGAAATTCAAGTCGGTTGCCCTGGACGTAAGGCGCGGTGAGGTGCGTTTCAGCATCTCCGACCGGCCCTCGACACCCGCGATCTGA
- a CDS encoding class II 3-deoxy-7-phosphoheptulonate synthase, whose translation MTTRWTPATWRAKPAKHMPTDYPDMGAVERVEQTLRQMPPLVFAGEARRLKSLLGEVAEGRAFLLQGGDCAESFKEFHADNIRDTFRLILQMAVVLTFAGGKPVVKVGRIAGQFAKPRSEPVETIDGTTLPSYRGDIINGMDFTSEERVPDPDRLLKAYGQSAATLNLLRAFASGGYADLHNIHRWTLGFVGDSPQGARYRELSDKITESLAFMAAIGVTPQSHPGMHQVEFFTSHEALLLGFEEAMTRVDSTSGDWYDTSAHLLWIGERTRQLDGAHIEFMKGVKNPIGLKCGPTMEGDDLLRLIDVLNPNNEPGRLTLYGRFGSDKIADRLPRLMKATKAAGRSVVWATDPMHGNTLKASTGYKTRPFDRILSEVKSFVEIAQAEGVHPGGVHLEMTGQNVTECLGGARAVSETDLADRYHTHCDPRLNGEQALELAFLVAEKLKAARDDQRRLAAG comes from the coding sequence ATGACCACCCGCTGGACCCCCGCGACCTGGAGAGCCAAACCCGCCAAGCACATGCCCACCGACTATCCGGACATGGGCGCCGTGGAACGGGTTGAGCAGACGCTTCGCCAGATGCCGCCGCTGGTCTTCGCGGGCGAGGCGCGCCGGCTGAAGAGCCTGCTGGGCGAGGTGGCCGAGGGCCGGGCTTTCCTGCTGCAAGGCGGCGACTGCGCCGAGAGCTTCAAGGAATTCCACGCGGACAACATCCGCGACACCTTCCGCCTGATCCTGCAGATGGCGGTGGTGCTGACCTTCGCCGGCGGCAAGCCGGTGGTGAAGGTGGGCCGCATCGCCGGCCAGTTCGCCAAGCCGCGCTCGGAGCCGGTCGAGACGATCGACGGGACGACGCTGCCGTCCTATCGCGGCGACATCATCAACGGCATGGACTTCACCTCCGAGGAGCGCGTGCCGGATCCGGACCGCCTGCTGAAGGCCTATGGCCAGTCGGCCGCGACCCTGAACCTGCTGCGCGCCTTCGCCAGTGGCGGCTATGCCGATCTCCACAACATCCATCGCTGGACCCTGGGCTTCGTCGGCGACAGCCCGCAGGGCGCGCGCTATCGCGAGCTATCCGACAAGATCACCGAGAGCCTGGCCTTCATGGCCGCGATCGGCGTCACGCCCCAGAGCCATCCGGGCATGCACCAGGTCGAGTTCTTCACCAGCCACGAGGCCCTGCTGCTGGGCTTCGAGGAGGCCATGACCCGCGTCGATAGCACCTCGGGCGACTGGTACGACACCAGCGCCCACCTGCTGTGGATCGGTGAGCGCACCCGTCAGCTGGACGGCGCGCACATCGAGTTCATGAAGGGCGTGAAGAACCCGATCGGCCTCAAGTGCGGTCCGACCATGGAGGGCGACGACCTGCTGCGTCTGATCGACGTCCTGAATCCCAACAACGAGCCGGGCCGCCTGACCCTGTACGGCCGCTTCGGCTCGGACAAGATCGCCGACCGCCTGCCGCGCCTGATGAAGGCGACCAAGGCCGCTGGCCGCTCGGTGGTCTGGGCCACGGACCCGATGCACGGCAACACCCTGAAGGCCTCGACCGGCTACAAGACCCGCCCGTTCGACCGCATCCTCTCGGAAGTGAAGAGCTTCGTGGAGATCGCCCAGGCCGAAGGCGTGCATCCGGGCGGCGTCCACCTGGAGATGACCGGCCAGAACGTCACCGAATGCCTGGGCGGCGCCCGCGCGGTCTCGGAGACGGATCTCGCCGACCGCTACCACACGCACTGCGACCCGCGCCTGAACGGCGAGCAGGCGCTGGAGCTGGCCTTCCTGGTGGCCGAGAAGCTGAAGGCCGCCCGCGACGACCAGCGTCGTCTGGCCGCCGGCTGA
- a CDS encoding O-antigen ligase family protein, giving the protein MTQAVVSPAASERRTRWLGGLAVFMMVMTPLIGYAIPLWFAGLVSLVGLLAAPRLARSRPPLLPMFALLLLVLWALASLSWSPAAPHLADLKKNVDKFTALKLLMQLALYGTAVAALGEMSRRSARLAGRVMLVGMMVLAVVTCLDATLKASIYMVLHKVTGETIRPDQAIVKIASGTYVLVLLFWPCARLLDDWKFRGRNLVIAAIALMTLVAAHLSGADAPIAALMLGGLTWLGARFIGKPFVRALIPLVSALFIFAPMVVLWGVRSGFFGWLHAMAPPSWDHRLNIWAFAANQIVEHALRGWGIDASRTFGDAIPLHTHNAALQLWLELGALGAAMAAAFFAWILYRILGWTEIDRRDGAMATGSLVAYVVIGGLSFGVWQEWWLALGAIAVIACGIAQKSSVPAR; this is encoded by the coding sequence ATGACGCAGGCGGTCGTCTCGCCGGCGGCCTCGGAGCGGCGCACGCGCTGGCTGGGCGGGCTCGCCGTCTTCATGATGGTGATGACCCCGCTGATCGGCTACGCGATCCCGCTGTGGTTCGCGGGGCTGGTCAGCCTGGTCGGCCTGCTGGCCGCGCCGCGCCTGGCCCGTTCGCGGCCGCCGCTGCTGCCGATGTTCGCCCTGCTGCTGCTGGTGCTGTGGGCGCTGGCCAGCCTGAGCTGGAGCCCGGCGGCGCCTCACCTGGCGGACCTCAAGAAGAACGTCGACAAGTTCACCGCCCTGAAGCTGCTGATGCAGCTGGCGCTGTACGGAACCGCTGTCGCGGCGCTGGGCGAGATGTCGCGGCGCTCGGCCCGCCTGGCGGGCAGGGTGATGCTGGTGGGCATGATGGTGCTCGCCGTCGTCACCTGCCTGGACGCGACGCTGAAGGCGTCGATCTACATGGTCCTTCACAAGGTCACCGGCGAGACCATCCGGCCAGACCAGGCGATCGTGAAGATCGCCTCGGGGACCTATGTGCTGGTGCTGCTGTTCTGGCCCTGCGCGCGCCTGCTGGACGACTGGAAGTTCCGAGGCCGCAATCTGGTGATCGCCGCGATCGCCCTGATGACGCTCGTCGCGGCGCACCTGAGCGGCGCGGACGCGCCGATCGCGGCCCTGATGCTGGGCGGCCTGACATGGCTGGGCGCGCGATTCATCGGCAAGCCGTTCGTCCGCGCCCTGATCCCGCTGGTCTCGGCGCTGTTCATCTTCGCGCCGATGGTGGTGCTGTGGGGCGTGCGCTCGGGCTTCTTCGGCTGGCTGCACGCAATGGCCCCGCCGTCCTGGGATCATCGCCTGAACATCTGGGCTTTCGCGGCCAACCAGATCGTCGAGCACGCCCTGCGCGGCTGGGGGATCGACGCCTCCCGCACGTTCGGCGACGCCATTCCGCTGCACACCCACAACGCCGCCCTGCAGCTGTGGCTGGAACTGGGCGCGCTGGGCGCGGCCATGGCGGCGGCCTTTTTCGCCTGGATCCTGTACCGGATCCTGGGCTGGACCGAGATCGACCGCCGCGACGGCGCCATGGCGACCGGCAGCCTGGTCGCCTATGTCGTCATCGGCGGACTGAGCTTCGGCGTCTGGCAGGAGTGGTGGCTGGCGCTGGGCGCCATCGCCGTCATCGCCTGCGGCATCGCGCAAAAATCGAGCGTGCCGGCCCGTTAG
- the gor gene encoding glutathione-disulfide reductase has translation MADYDFDLFVIGAGSGGVRAARLAAMSGAKVAVAEEYRVGGTCVIRGCVPKKFMVYASEVTSHLKTAKGYGWTIGEAKFDWKGFIHDKDVEIARLSGIYVTNLQKAGANLLHGRAQIVDAHTVEVLPKDGSKDAGTYTAKKILIATGGRPVKPDFPGAELGITSDEAFHLPKLPKSIMIVGGGYIAVEFAGIFAGLGVQTTLLYRGANILRGFDDDVRSHLADELGKRGVKVVLGCSHTSIEKQEDGTLLSTLTSDLTFETEAVMFATGREPYVQGLGLEKAGVKLNERGAIAVDEYSKTNVASIWAVGDVTDRINLTPVAIREGAAFAQTEFYGNPTSFDHDMVASAVFSQPPVGAVGMTEAEARHAFGTVDIYRSVFRPMKITFYGGQERCLIKLVVKADDQKVVGVHVVGPDSPEIIQMAAIAVKMGVTKPQWDSTCAVHPTLAEELVTMREKYVPVEVGGVG, from the coding sequence GTGGCTGACTACGACTTCGATCTCTTCGTCATCGGCGCCGGTTCGGGCGGCGTGCGGGCGGCGCGGCTGGCGGCCATGAGCGGCGCCAAGGTCGCCGTGGCCGAGGAGTATCGGGTCGGCGGCACCTGCGTGATCCGCGGCTGCGTGCCCAAGAAGTTCATGGTCTACGCCAGCGAGGTCACCAGCCACCTCAAGACCGCCAAGGGCTACGGCTGGACGATCGGCGAGGCCAAGTTCGACTGGAAGGGCTTCATCCACGACAAGGACGTCGAGATCGCCCGCCTGTCGGGCATCTACGTCACCAACCTCCAGAAGGCCGGGGCGAACCTGCTGCACGGCCGCGCCCAGATCGTCGACGCCCACACCGTCGAGGTCCTGCCCAAGGACGGTAGCAAGGACGCCGGGACCTACACGGCCAAGAAGATCCTGATCGCCACGGGCGGTCGCCCCGTGAAGCCTGACTTCCCGGGCGCCGAGCTCGGCATCACCTCGGACGAAGCCTTCCACCTGCCCAAGCTGCCGAAGAGCATCATGATCGTCGGCGGCGGCTACATCGCCGTCGAGTTCGCCGGCATCTTCGCGGGCCTGGGCGTGCAGACGACGCTGCTCTATCGCGGCGCCAACATCCTGCGCGGCTTCGACGACGACGTGCGCTCGCACCTGGCCGACGAACTGGGCAAGCGCGGCGTCAAGGTGGTGCTGGGCTGTTCGCACACCAGCATCGAGAAGCAGGAGGACGGCACGCTGCTCAGCACCCTGACCAGCGACCTGACCTTCGAGACCGAGGCGGTGATGTTCGCCACGGGCCGCGAGCCCTACGTCCAGGGCCTGGGTCTGGAGAAGGCCGGCGTGAAGCTGAACGAGCGCGGCGCGATCGCGGTCGATGAGTATTCCAAGACCAACGTGGCCAGCATCTGGGCCGTCGGCGACGTCACCGACCGCATCAACCTGACGCCGGTGGCGATCCGCGAGGGCGCGGCCTTCGCGCAGACCGAGTTCTATGGCAACCCGACCAGCTTCGATCACGACATGGTTGCTTCGGCGGTGTTCTCGCAGCCGCCGGTGGGCGCGGTGGGCATGACCGAGGCCGAGGCGCGCCACGCGTTCGGGACGGTCGACATCTACCGCTCGGTGTTCCGTCCGATGAAGATCACCTTCTACGGCGGCCAGGAGCGGTGCCTGATCAAGCTGGTGGTCAAGGCCGACGACCAGAAGGTGGTCGGCGTCCACGTCGTCGGGCCGGACTCGCCCGAGATCATCCAGATGGCCGCCATCGCCGTGAAGATGGGCGTGACCAAGCCGCAGTGGGATTCCACCTGCGCTGTTCACCCGACCCTGGCCGAGGAGCTGGTGACGATGCGCGAGAAATACGTCCCGGTCGAAGTCGGCGGGGTGGGATGA
- the rpiA gene encoding ribose-5-phosphate isomerase RpiA: MSADDQKRISGEAAAELVENGMVVGLGTGSTAAWFVKALAARNLSDIRGVPTSDATAALARELGIPLAALDDVKTIDLTVDGADEVGPGLSLIKGGGAALLREKLVWEASSRCVVIADAAKKVEALGKFPLPIEVVRFGHVHTSWRLADIAAEFDLPPPRLRTAERGVVVTDGGNLIYDMASGRIDEPAALATALKSITGVVDHGLFLDLADEALIGTDQGVVRHVP, translated from the coding sequence ATGAGCGCCGACGATCAGAAGCGCATCTCGGGCGAAGCCGCCGCCGAGCTCGTCGAGAACGGCATGGTGGTGGGCCTGGGCACCGGCTCGACGGCCGCCTGGTTCGTCAAGGCGCTGGCCGCCCGCAACCTGAGCGACATCCGGGGCGTGCCGACCTCGGACGCCACCGCCGCCCTGGCGCGCGAACTGGGCATCCCGCTGGCGGCGCTGGACGACGTCAAGACCATCGACCTGACCGTCGACGGCGCCGACGAGGTCGGGCCGGGCCTCTCCCTGATCAAGGGCGGCGGCGCGGCCCTGCTGCGCGAGAAGCTGGTCTGGGAGGCCTCCAGCCGCTGCGTCGTCATCGCCGACGCCGCCAAGAAGGTCGAGGCCCTGGGCAAGTTTCCGCTGCCGATCGAGGTGGTCCGCTTCGGCCACGTCCACACCAGCTGGCGACTGGCCGACATCGCCGCCGAGTTCGACCTGCCGCCGCCGCGCCTGCGCACGGCCGAACGCGGCGTGGTGGTCACCGATGGCGGCAACCTGATCTACGACATGGCCTCGGGCCGCATCGACGAGCCGGCGGCCCTGGCCACGGCCTTGAAGAGCATCACCGGCGTGGTCGACCATGGCCTGTTTCTGGACCTGGCCGACGAAGCCCTGATCGGCACCGATCAGGGTGTGGTGCGCCACGTTCCCTGA
- the glmU gene encoding bifunctional UDP-N-acetylglucosamine diphosphorylase/glucosamine-1-phosphate N-acetyltransferase GlmU, with product MTEPATKPTRPRAAVILAAGQGTRMKSPTPKVLHRLAGRTLLDHAIDAAEGLGCERIIVVVGAHSPQVGESARKRLGPNATVVQDPPLGTGHAVLAARDALADFDGDVVVTYADCPLTTAPVIAPLFEQRANGADVAVLGFEAANPTGYGRLILAPGHVLLRIVEEKDADLATKQVKHCNSGVLAADRATLFSLLADVRNDNSKGEYYLTDVVGLAHDRKLSTRAAFAPEPSVQGVNSQGELAAAEAVWQGARRKALMVEGVTMPAPDTIHLSWDTKVAGGAVVEQFVVFGPGVTVEAGAVIKAFSHLEGATVGEGALIGPYARLRPGAEIGPEAHIGNFVEVKKVKVGAGAKANHLSYLGDGSVGEKANIGAGTIFCNYDGFEKFETHVGKGAFIGSNSALVAPVRVGDGAMTGSGSVITKDVEDGALALSRPEQTTKAGWATKFRALKQAKKDGKKT from the coding sequence ATGACTGAACCCGCCACCAAGCCCACCCGCCCTCGCGCCGCCGTGATCCTGGCCGCTGGCCAGGGCACGCGGATGAAGTCGCCGACCCCCAAGGTGCTGCACAGGCTGGCTGGCCGCACCCTGCTGGACCACGCGATCGACGCGGCCGAGGGGCTGGGCTGCGAGCGGATCATCGTGGTGGTCGGCGCGCACAGCCCGCAAGTGGGCGAGAGCGCCCGCAAGCGCCTGGGCCCGAACGCGACGGTCGTCCAGGATCCGCCCCTGGGCACCGGCCACGCCGTGCTGGCGGCCCGCGACGCCCTGGCCGATTTCGACGGCGACGTGGTCGTCACCTACGCCGATTGCCCGCTGACCACCGCGCCGGTGATCGCGCCGCTGTTCGAGCAGAGGGCCAACGGCGCCGATGTCGCCGTGCTGGGCTTCGAGGCCGCCAACCCCACTGGCTACGGCCGCCTGATCCTGGCGCCCGGCCACGTGCTCTTGCGCATCGTCGAGGAGAAGGACGCGGACCTGGCGACCAAGCAGGTCAAGCACTGCAATTCCGGCGTGCTGGCCGCCGACCGCGCCACGTTGTTCAGCCTGCTGGCCGATGTCCGCAACGACAACAGCAAGGGCGAGTACTACCTCACCGACGTCGTTGGCCTGGCCCACGACCGCAAGCTCTCGACCCGCGCGGCCTTCGCGCCCGAGCCCTCGGTGCAGGGCGTCAATTCGCAAGGCGAGCTGGCCGCCGCCGAGGCCGTCTGGCAGGGCGCGCGCCGCAAGGCCCTGATGGTCGAGGGCGTCACCATGCCCGCGCCCGACACCATCCACCTGTCGTGGGACACCAAGGTCGCTGGCGGCGCGGTGGTCGAACAGTTCGTGGTCTTCGGTCCGGGCGTCACCGTCGAGGCCGGCGCCGTGATCAAGGCCTTCAGCCACCTGGAAGGCGCGACGGTGGGCGAGGGCGCGCTGATCGGGCCCTATGCCCGCCTGCGTCCGGGCGCGGAGATCGGTCCCGAGGCTCACATCGGCAACTTCGTGGAAGTGAAGAAGGTCAAGGTCGGCGCGGGCGCCAAGGCCAACCACCTCAGCTACCTGGGCGACGGCTCGGTGGGCGAGAAGGCCAACATCGGGGCCGGCACGATCTTCTGCAACTACGATGGCTTCGAGAAGTTCGAGACCCACGTCGGCAAGGGCGCCTTCATCGGCTCCAACAGCGCCCTGGTCGCGCCCGTGCGGGTGGGCGACGGGGCGATGACCGGCTCGGGCTCGGTGATCACCAAGGACGTCGAGGACGGGGCCCTGGCCCTGTCACGTCCGGAACAGACCACGAAGGCGGGGTGGGCGACCAAGTTCCGCGCCCTCAAGCAAGCCAAGAAGGACGGGAAGAAGACATGA
- a CDS encoding phosphoglycolate phosphatase — protein sequence MSQLHDLNGATIAFDLDGTLVDTAPDLVGALNTILAQESLPPLPFDEVRLMVGRGARALLERGFAAAGSPLDAERAPPLVERFIAHYLTRIADESAPFPGVVEVLTDLKAAGARLVVCTNKLTNLSDALLEAVGLLPFFDAVIGADSAPAAKPDGRHVAAAVAAVGGDVGRAVMIGDSINDALGARNAGVPSVLVSFGYTEEPVETLGADLVIHSFLDVPEACISLLTSCPAPNTGL from the coding sequence ATGAGCCAGCTTCATGACCTGAACGGGGCGACCATCGCCTTCGACCTCGACGGCACCCTGGTCGACACCGCCCCAGACCTGGTTGGGGCGCTGAACACCATCCTCGCCCAGGAATCCCTGCCGCCCCTCCCGTTCGACGAGGTGCGGCTGATGGTCGGCCGCGGCGCCCGCGCCCTGCTGGAGCGGGGCTTCGCCGCCGCCGGCTCGCCGCTGGACGCCGAGCGCGCGCCGCCGCTGGTCGAGCGCTTCATCGCCCACTACCTGACCCGCATCGCCGACGAGAGCGCCCCCTTCCCCGGCGTGGTAGAGGTCCTGACCGACCTGAAGGCCGCCGGCGCGCGGCTGGTGGTCTGCACCAACAAGCTGACCAACCTTTCGGACGCCCTGCTGGAGGCGGTGGGGCTGCTGCCCTTCTTCGACGCGGTGATCGGGGCCGACAGCGCGCCCGCCGCCAAGCCGGACGGTCGCCACGTCGCCGCCGCCGTCGCGGCCGTGGGCGGCGACGTCGGGCGCGCGGTGATGATCGGCGACAGCATCAACGACGCCCTCGGCGCCCGCAACGCCGGGGTGCCCAGCGTGCTGGTCTCGTTCGGCTACACGGAGGAGCCGGTCGAGACGCTGGGGGCCGATCTGGTCATCCACAGCTTTTTGGACGTGCCGGAGGCCTGCATCTCGCTTTTGACCTCTTGCCCCGCGCCGAACACCGGGCTATAG
- a CDS encoding AraC family transcriptional regulator, with product MKAWSFSTESHPRAERAEAWREAMGRLGLPIEGLSDGEPAAASVICLTSPLGIEFALVEAGAQTISGRLSGQPAAVWLAVLLHGEATLVTDDLAVGVATGDIAFGPTGQAAALRLDTRSRLLFVRAPRVALDHRLIKPFNLRVGWLEGSKGVPRILSDLLRGTAEELENLSVDQLRPVDLALTEFLAQCLIEQGAANADALDAATPTSHLQRLCQTIETLLPDPELSLRRVANEEGVSPRYVQKLFASANETFSRYLRLRRLERCRIDLASPQHARLSISEICFRWGFNGSAHFSRAFREQYGQSPREFRQGRDSDASLRFEPAADRATSTILSDFSAA from the coding sequence ATGAAGGCCTGGTCGTTCAGCACCGAAAGCCACCCCCGCGCCGAACGCGCCGAGGCCTGGCGCGAGGCGATGGGACGCCTGGGCCTGCCGATCGAGGGGCTGTCGGACGGCGAGCCGGCCGCGGCCTCGGTCATCTGTCTGACCTCGCCTTTGGGGATCGAGTTCGCCCTGGTCGAGGCCGGGGCCCAGACCATCTCGGGTCGTCTCTCGGGGCAGCCGGCGGCCGTGTGGCTGGCGGTGCTGCTGCACGGCGAGGCGACCCTGGTCACCGACGATCTGGCCGTCGGCGTCGCGACCGGCGACATCGCCTTCGGGCCGACCGGACAGGCGGCCGCCCTGCGGCTGGACACCCGCTCGCGCCTGCTGTTCGTCCGCGCGCCGCGCGTGGCCTTGGACCACCGCCTGATCAAGCCGTTCAACCTGCGGGTCGGCTGGCTCGAAGGCTCCAAGGGCGTGCCGCGCATTCTGTCGGACCTGCTGCGAGGCACGGCCGAGGAGCTGGAGAACCTGTCGGTCGACCAGTTGCGGCCGGTGGATCTGGCCCTGACCGAGTTCCTGGCCCAGTGCCTGATCGAGCAGGGCGCGGCCAACGCCGACGCTTTGGACGCCGCCACGCCCACCTCGCACCTGCAGCGGCTGTGCCAGACCATCGAGACCCTGTTGCCCGATCCGGAGCTGTCGCTGCGTCGCGTCGCCAACGAGGAGGGGGTCTCGCCCCGCTACGTGCAGAAGCTGTTCGCCTCGGCCAATGAGACGTTCAGCCGCTATCTGCGGCTGCGGCGCCTGGAGCGCTGCCGCATCGACCTGGCCAGCCCGCAGCATGCGCGGCTGTCGATCTCGGAGATCTGCTTCCGCTGGGGCTTCAACGGCTCGGCTCACTTCAGCCGCGCCTTCCGCGAGCAGTACGGCCAGTCGCCCCGCGAGTTCAGGCAGGGCCGCGACAGCGACGCCTCGCTCCGCTTCGAACCCGCCGCCGATCGCGCGACCTCGACCATTCTCTCGGATTTCAGCGCCGCTTGA